ACGGGCAATTTCGCACCGTTCTTCAACCGTAAGTTGTTTGTAGATTTGTCCCATAACAACACCTTATACAGGTGTTGCACTTCGTTTGTGAATTTAGGGGTACGCGACAGGAGGAAGGTCACCGGCAAAAAATGGGAGGCGGTCGAGATATTCGAGGGCGATGTCCTGAAGCCGGAGACATTGCCTGATGCTTTCGATGGCGTCGAGGTCGTTTACTATCTCATTCATTCCATGGCGGCCGGCCAGGCCGATTTTGAAAAACTTGATCATACGGCCGCAATTAATGTGGTGAAAGCCGCCAATGAAGCATCGGTAAAGAGAATTATATATCTCGGAGGGCTCGGAAAACGTGATGATGGGCAATCAAAACACCTGCGCAGCCGGCATGAAGTGGCCGACCTGCTAAGGTCCGGAAATACTCCCCTTACTGAATTTCGTGCCGCCGTCATAATCGGGTCGGGATCGACCTCGTTTGAAATGATCCATCACCTGGTCAATCGTTTGCCCATGATGATCTGTCCCCGCTGGGTATATACCAGGACGCAGCCGATCGGTATTTCGGATGTGTTGCGCTATCTTATTGACGCGCTCGATAAGCCGGAGACAATCGGCCGTACCATCGATATCGGAGGACCGGATATTTCCACTTATCGCGATATGATGCTGTCGGTGGCGAGAGCATTGGGGTTGAAAAGATTTCTTATTCAGGTTCCGGTACTGACCCCTCGGCTTTCGTCATACTGGGTCAATCTGGTTACGCCGGTACCGACGCAGGTCGCGCGGCCGCTGATCGAGGGATTGCGACATGA
The sequence above is a segment of the candidate division Zixibacteria bacterium HGW-Zixibacteria-1 genome. Coding sequences within it:
- a CDS encoding DUF2867 domain-containing protein, producing the protein TGNFAPFFNRKLFVDLSHNNTLYRCCTSFVNLGVRDRRKVTGKKWEAVEIFEGDVLKPETLPDAFDGVEVVYYLIHSMAAGQADFEKLDHTAAINVVKAANEASVKRIIYLGGLGKRDDGQSKHLRSRHEVADLLRSGNTPLTEFRAAVIIGSGSTSFEMIHHLVNRLPMMICPRWVYTRTQPIGISDVLRYLIDALDKPETIGRTIDIGGPDISTYRDMMLSVARALGLKRFLIQVPVLTPRLSSYWVNLVTPVPTQVARPLIEGLRHETICENDEARDIFQFKPLSLDEAVDRALARVRNHDIETTWTSATSVSDLAPVDPSHLRTDRREIEVDSSDKRLFSIISSIGGNNGWYYADWLWKLRGFIDKQLGGVGLRRGRRHPVELEAGEALDFWRVEEYIPGRKMLLRAEMKVWGQAWLEFEVRPLAENRARLVQTARYYPKGLLGLLYWYTVYPIHALVFKGMVRRIAELAARR